The Dioscorea cayenensis subsp. rotundata cultivar TDr96_F1 unplaced genomic scaffold, TDr96_F1_v2_PseudoChromosome.rev07_lg8_w22 25.fasta BLBR01000559.1, whole genome shotgun sequence DNA window AGTTGTCCGGCCTCCATCATCGCTGCCCAGAAGCAATGGCAGCTCCTGGTCCTCCGCCAGCCCGATGAGTTCTACTTCAATCACCTCCAGCCCGGCCTTCTCAGCTCTCGACGCGTGGTCCAGGCCCTCATCAATGCATCAGACGTCGACGAGGTATCCCTCGTCGACAACGCCACCACGGCCGCCGCCATCGTCCTCCAGAAGGTCTCATGGGCTTTCTCTGAGGGTGTCTACTCCCGCGGAGACGCTGTCATCATGCTCCACTACGCCTACAGTGCCGTCAAGAAGTCCATTCAGGCGTACGTCTCCCGCGCCGGCGGCCACGTTATCGAGGTTCCCCTTCCTTTCCCAGTATCCTCTAATCATGAGATCATCGACGAGTTCAGGAAAGCTTTATCCCTCGGGAAGTCAGAAGGGCGGCGTGTCCGGCTGGCGGTCATTGACCACATCACTTCGATGCCGAGTGTGGTGATTCCGGTTAAAGAATTGACCAAGATTTGCCGTGAAGAGGGTGTCGATCAGGTTTTCGTGGACGCTGCCCACGCCATTGGAAACGTCGATGTTGACGTCCAGGACATCGGTGCCGACTTTTACACCAGCAATCTTCACAAATGGTACTTCTGCCCGCCGTCTGTCGCGTTTCTTCACTGCCGGAAGTCACCAGTCTCGGATGACATGCACCACCCTGTGGTCTCCAGTGAGTATGGCAAGGGCCTCGCACTTGAGAGTGCCTGGATTGGTGCTCGCGATTACAGCTCCCAGCTTGTTGTGCCACAGgtgattgattttattaaaaggTTTAATGGTGGCATTGAAGGGATTCAGAGGAGGAATCATAAGAAGGTCGTGGAGACGGGGAAGATGCTTGCGGAGTCATGGGGAACTTGTCTTGGTTCTCCCCCGGAGATGAGTTCAAGTATGGTCATGGTGGGTTTGCCGTGTTGTCTGAGGATATTCAGTGATGAAGATGCTCTGAAGTTGCGACGTCATTTGAGGGACAATCACAGGATTGAGGTTCCTATTTACTGCAAAGCGCCAAGAGATGTAGAGCTTGGAAGGGAGTGGAGTAATTTGGTGACAGGATATGCAAGAATTTCTCATCAGGTTTATAATGTGGCAGATGATTATTACAGGTTCAGAGATGTGATCAACCGACTTGTTGATGATGGCTTTCATTGTGGGATGCTTTCGTGAAGTGAAAAGGTGAGTGCTTGTTCTTGCTATACTTATTTAATGAAAAGGTGATGCTTGTTTATCTGAACTGCTTTGCTCTGCTTGTACCATATATACTGCTAGTTGGGTTCCTCTTACAAGGAATCCCTTCACTAAAACATTTTCTTTCATTGGATGCATGGGACATTTTCTATGAAATCGTACTTTTTTTCCGGTCTAACCGTTAAGAAAGACATGGGCGTATACAAATCTTGACGAAACAAGTGAAAGCGGGATCCGCACACAAATGAATTGGGACCACCCACAAATAAacactactcacactcccagaaatgtgccttTACTCAAGATTCAAATTCTCATTACTTGTGAAAGA harbors:
- the LOC120254642 gene encoding probable L-cysteine desulfhydrase, chloroplastic, whose amino-acid sequence is MITDVEILNEFAHHEPGVARINNGSFGSCPASIIAAQKQWQLLVLRQPDEFYFNHLQPGLLSSRRVVQALINASDVDEVSLVDNATTAAAIVLQKVSWAFSEGVYSRGDAVIMLHYAYSAVKKSIQAYVSRAGGHVIEVPLPFPVSSNHEIIDEFRKALSLGKSEGRRVRLAVIDHITSMPSVVIPVKELTKICREEGVDQVFVDAAHAIGNVDVDVQDIGADFYTSNLHKWYFCPPSVAFLHCRKSPVSDDMHHPVVSSEYGKGLALESAWIGARDYSSQLVVPQVIDFIKRFNGGIEGIQRRNHKKVVETGKMLAESWGTCLGSPPEMSSSMVMVGLPCCLRIFSDEDALKLRRHLRDNHRIEVPIYCKAPRDVELGREWSNLVTGYARISHQVYNVADDYYRFRDVINRLVDDGFHCGMLS